One window from the genome of Nocardiopsis sp. YSL2 encodes:
- a CDS encoding IS30 family transposase, giving the protein MVGVNPRTGREWRYGRPEGRRKRSRLPAKDAPATSTGPGFTRKIEVRSGRYLGEDERIHIADRWREKASVRTIAAELGRNPSTISREIRRNRHPGNHDYRPHAAHARARARRARPKGGKIGANPLLREIIQHRLGMKWSPEQISHHLRLSFPDQAEMHVCHETIYQALYVQGRGELRRELAKALRTGRTLRRPRRRPDQRTPRFPYPMVMISERPPEVADRAVPGHWEGDLIVGKENGSAIGTLVERSSRYVMLVHLPGTRDTMSVRDALVETVSTLPEHLRRSLTWDQGSEMGLHHEFSMATGMPVYFCDPSSPWQRGSNENTNGLLRQYFPKGTDLAAHGRERLKEVAAELNSRPRKTLGWETPAERLAKLLAVAS; this is encoded by the coding sequence ATGGTGGGCGTCAACCCACGCACCGGACGGGAGTGGCGCTACGGGCGCCCCGAGGGCCGTAGGAAGCGGTCGAGGCTGCCGGCGAAGGACGCACCGGCGACCTCGACCGGTCCCGGCTTCACACGCAAGATCGAGGTCCGATCCGGCCGCTACCTGGGCGAAGACGAACGCATCCACATCGCTGACCGGTGGCGTGAGAAGGCGTCCGTGCGCACCATCGCCGCCGAGCTGGGCCGGAATCCCTCCACGATCAGCCGGGAGATCCGCCGCAACCGCCACCCCGGCAACCACGACTACCGCCCCCACGCCGCACACGCCCGAGCGCGAGCCCGGCGGGCCCGCCCCAAGGGCGGCAAGATCGGAGCCAACCCGCTCCTGCGCGAGATCATCCAGCACCGCCTGGGCATGAAGTGGAGTCCGGAGCAGATCAGCCACCACCTGAGGCTGAGCTTCCCCGACCAAGCGGAGATGCACGTGTGCCACGAGACGATCTACCAGGCGCTCTACGTCCAGGGCCGCGGCGAGCTGCGCCGCGAGCTGGCCAAGGCGCTGCGCACCGGCCGCACCCTGCGTCGGCCTCGCCGCCGCCCAGACCAGCGCACGCCGCGCTTCCCGTACCCGATGGTCATGATCAGCGAGCGCCCGCCCGAGGTCGCTGACCGGGCGGTTCCCGGGCACTGGGAGGGCGATCTGATCGTGGGCAAGGAGAACGGTTCGGCGATCGGCACGCTGGTCGAGCGGTCCAGCCGCTACGTGATGCTCGTCCACCTGCCCGGAACGCGCGACACGATGAGCGTCCGTGACGCCCTGGTCGAGACCGTCTCGACCCTGCCCGAGCATCTGCGCAGGTCACTGACCTGGGACCAGGGTTCGGAGATGGGGCTGCACCACGAGTTCTCGATGGCCACCGGCATGCCGGTCTACTTCTGCGACCCTTCCAGCCCTTGGCAGCGGGGGTCGAACGAGAACACGAACGGGCTGCTGCGGCAGTACTTCCCCAAGGGCACTGACCTGGCCGCGCACGGCCGTGAGCGCCTGAAGGAGGTCGCTGCCGAACTGAACTCCCGCCCACGCAAGACGCTCGGCTGGGAGACCCCAGCCGAGCGTTTGGCTAAGCTCCTGGCCGTGGCCAGTTGA
- a CDS encoding IS110 family transposase, with protein sequence MEPSRQRVWVGIDAGKAHHWATVVDDTGTTLWSSKIANDENSILDALVEILALADEAVWGIDICGTASALLLALLAAHGQQPLYVPGRTVNRMAGAYRGEAKTDARDAYVIAETVRHRCDFAPIDVPAETVRSLAVLTGYRNDLTADRVRAVNRLRDALCSIFPALERAFDYSGAKGPLVLLTGFQTPRALRKIGRARLGTWLRKRGVRSAESIADKAMEAAASQRTQVPGEAVTASIVADLARQVLDLDDRLKDTEKQIREVFRELDAAKIIESVPGFGPVLGAEFIAAAGDLTAYRDAGHLASAAGLVPVARDSGRRTGNLHRPKRYNRALRRVFFMSALSALKVEGPSREFYQKKRGEGLKHVQAVIALARRRVSVLWALLRDGRVFTPVPPVPLAA encoded by the coding sequence ATGGAACCCTCGCGTCAACGAGTCTGGGTCGGCATCGACGCGGGCAAGGCCCACCACTGGGCCACCGTGGTCGACGACACCGGCACCACCCTGTGGTCGAGCAAGATCGCCAACGACGAGAACTCGATCCTGGACGCCCTCGTCGAGATCCTGGCCCTGGCCGACGAGGCCGTGTGGGGCATCGACATCTGCGGCACCGCCTCGGCTCTGCTGCTCGCGCTGCTGGCCGCGCACGGCCAACAACCCCTGTACGTGCCCGGACGCACCGTCAACCGGATGGCCGGCGCCTACCGGGGCGAGGCCAAGACCGACGCCCGCGACGCCTATGTCATCGCCGAAACGGTGCGCCACCGCTGCGACTTCGCGCCCATCGACGTGCCCGCCGAGACCGTGCGGTCCCTGGCCGTGCTGACCGGCTACCGCAACGACCTGACAGCCGACCGGGTGCGGGCCGTCAACCGGCTGCGCGACGCTTTGTGCTCGATCTTCCCCGCTTTGGAGCGCGCCTTCGACTACTCCGGCGCCAAGGGGCCGCTGGTGCTGCTCACCGGATTCCAGACCCCTCGCGCTCTGCGCAAGATCGGCCGGGCACGGTTGGGGACCTGGCTGCGCAAGCGGGGTGTGCGCAGCGCCGAGTCGATCGCTGACAAGGCGATGGAAGCGGCCGCTTCCCAGCGCACGCAGGTGCCCGGCGAGGCCGTGACCGCGTCGATCGTGGCGGACTTGGCCCGCCAGGTCTTGGACCTGGACGACCGGCTCAAGGACACCGAGAAGCAGATTCGCGAGGTCTTCCGCGAACTGGACGCCGCGAAGATCATCGAGTCGGTGCCCGGGTTCGGTCCCGTCCTGGGGGCGGAGTTCATCGCCGCCGCCGGTGACCTGACCGCCTACCGGGACGCCGGGCACCTGGCTTCGGCTGCCGGGTTGGTGCCGGTGGCCCGGGACTCCGGGAGACGGACCGGTAATCTGCACCGGCCCAAACGCTACAACCGGGCTTTGCGCAGGGTGTTCTTCATGTCCGCGCTCTCGGCGCTCAAGGTCGAGGGGCCCAGCCGGGAGTTCTATCAGAAGAAGCGGGGCGAGGGGCTCAAGCACGTCCAGGCGGTGATCGCTCTGGCCCGGCGCAGGGTGAGCGTGCTGTGGGCTTTGTTGCGGGACGGGCGGGTGTTCACCCCCGTCCCACCGGTCCCGCTGGCGGCTTGA
- a CDS encoding helix-turn-helix transcriptional regulator, protein MADRYSPTVRRRRLSAELRRLREEAALTAQQVGDNLGWSRGRLTNMEQNKWRRPDPVIIRALAQLYKASPEVTEGLVLLARQSREKGWWTRFGDVFTDAYVGFEAEASGVNTYQSMVVHGLLQTPEYAAASTRIGRSRSPETIDRVVQARMERQEILDQDDPPKLWCVLDESVLHRPAGDKQVMRDQIARLIRHVETADHIKIQILPLDVGLHPGVAGSFTILDFANPLDPSIAYIETRTDGLYLEEDEEVQVHRSAWDEIRVMALHPDASADLMGQIIKKYE, encoded by the coding sequence GTGGCGGACCGGTACAGCCCCACCGTGAGGCGCCGCCGCCTCTCGGCCGAATTGAGAAGATTGCGCGAAGAGGCTGCTCTGACGGCTCAGCAGGTCGGCGACAACCTGGGCTGGTCACGGGGTCGTCTGACCAACATGGAGCAGAACAAGTGGAGGCGGCCGGACCCGGTGATCATCCGGGCCCTGGCCCAGCTCTACAAGGCCTCGCCTGAGGTCACCGAGGGCCTGGTGCTCCTTGCCCGGCAGTCACGGGAGAAGGGCTGGTGGACGCGCTTCGGCGACGTGTTCACCGACGCGTACGTCGGCTTCGAGGCCGAGGCGTCTGGAGTGAACACCTATCAGTCCATGGTGGTCCACGGCCTGCTCCAGACCCCCGAGTACGCCGCGGCTTCCACCCGGATCGGCAGGTCCCGTTCACCTGAGACCATCGACCGGGTGGTGCAGGCCAGAATGGAACGTCAGGAGATTCTGGACCAGGACGACCCACCCAAGCTCTGGTGTGTCCTCGACGAGTCTGTCCTTCACCGCCCTGCAGGTGACAAGCAGGTGATGCGCGATCAGATCGCCCGTCTGATCAGGCACGTCGAGACCGCCGACCACATCAAGATCCAGATCCTCCCCCTGGACGTGGGGCTGCATCCCGGCGTCGCGGGCAGCTTCACCATCCTGGACTTCGCGAACCCGCTGGATCCGTCCATCGCCTACATCGAGACGCGGACGGATGGCCTCTACCTGGAGGAGGACGAAGAAGTCCAGGTGCATCGCAGCGCCTGGGACGAGATCCGAGTGATGGCACTTCACCCGGACGCCAGTGCTGACCTGATGGGTCAGATCATCAAGAAGTACGAGTAG
- a CDS encoding DUF397 domain-containing protein, with amino-acid sequence MYQNQNETDQHQQLAFRKSSYSATQNDCVEVADLPAGAAVRDTQHRELGHITIASSTEWTAFLSTAKHASL; translated from the coding sequence GTGTACCAGAACCAGAACGAGACCGACCAGCACCAGCAGCTGGCCTTCCGCAAGTCCAGCTACAGCGCGACCCAGAACGACTGCGTCGAGGTCGCCGACCTGCCCGCCGGGGCCGCTGTGCGCGACACCCAGCACCGCGAACTCGGGCACATCACCATCGCCAGCTCGACCGAGTGGACCGCCTTCCTGTCCACCGCCAAGCACGCCAGCCTGTAG
- a CDS encoding PP2C family serine/threonine-protein phosphatase: MGVAGGEVIVTALTHRGAVRPANEDALVMGSVCASADMTLPARLILSTSEPIILGVADGIGGQAAGEIASEHLVQRMSEERPRLQGAEDITQLLVNVDEELQEHAQHFDEFTGMGTTVAGVLLSGEGIFWFNVGDSRTYRLDGRSLIQLSEDDSPPLPPSEDGRPATTNFITQSLGGSAKGRMVPHVGRDDAGIGAAWLMCSDGLSDLVRHGDMEKIIAEAGSDEAAVYALWQAAMEAGGKDNISILLARLV, encoded by the coding sequence ATGGGCGTCGCTGGTGGAGAAGTCATCGTCACGGCTCTCACGCACCGGGGCGCCGTCCGCCCCGCCAACGAGGACGCCCTGGTCATGGGGTCGGTCTGCGCGAGCGCGGACATGACCCTGCCAGCCCGTCTCATCCTTTCGACCAGTGAGCCCATCATCTTGGGGGTGGCCGACGGGATCGGGGGCCAGGCCGCCGGTGAGATCGCCTCCGAGCACTTGGTGCAGCGGATGTCCGAGGAGAGGCCGCGTCTGCAGGGCGCCGAGGACATCACCCAGCTCCTGGTCAATGTCGATGAGGAGCTGCAGGAGCACGCCCAGCACTTCGACGAGTTCACCGGGATGGGGACCACGGTCGCTGGTGTGCTGCTCAGCGGCGAGGGCATCTTCTGGTTCAACGTCGGCGACTCGCGGACCTACCGGCTGGACGGGCGCAGCCTCATCCAGCTCTCCGAGGACGACTCGCCTCCCCTGCCCCCCTCGGAGGACGGACGCCCCGCCACCACCAACTTCATCACCCAGTCGCTCGGCGGCAGCGCCAAGGGCCGGATGGTCCCGCACGTCGGGCGCGATGACGCGGGCATCGGCGCCGCCTGGCTGATGTGCAGCGACGGCCTCTCCGACCTGGTGCGCCATGGGGACATGGAGAAGATCATCGCCGAGGCGGGCAGCGACGAGGCCGCCGTCTACGCCCTGTGGCAGGCCGCCATGGAGGCCGGCGGCAAGGACAACATCAGCATCCTGCTCGCCCGCCTGGTCTGA
- a CDS encoding DUF397 domain-containing protein gives MDKTFPDCVAWRTSSRSMDNPIRKNCVEVGAGAGAPRVFIRDSQNRGDGALALERREMTALLRAVVA, from the coding sequence GTGGACAAGACGTTCCCCGATTGCGTCGCCTGGCGCACCTCCTCCCGAAGCATGGACAACCCCATCCGGAAGAACTGCGTCGAGGTCGGCGCCGGCGCGGGTGCTCCCCGCGTGTTCATCCGCGACTCGCAGAACCGTGGGGATGGCGCCCTCGCCCTGGAGCGCCGTGAGATGACGGCTCTGCTCCGCGCGGTCGTCGCCTAG
- a CDS encoding helix-turn-helix transcriptional regulator yields the protein MTDLKLHRASLERHRKLAGYSVPALAQEMGVTALHMYRLEWGDRRPSAALYKRLKDTLSVTDESLLAETHQSDEDIPEASR from the coding sequence ATGACAGACCTCAAGCTCCACAGAGCATCACTGGAGCGCCACCGCAAGCTCGCTGGGTACTCCGTCCCCGCGCTCGCGCAGGAGATGGGTGTCACGGCACTGCACATGTACCGGCTGGAGTGGGGCGACCGACGCCCCAGCGCGGCGCTCTACAAGCGCCTCAAGGACACCCTCAGCGTCACCGACGAGAGCCTGCTGGCCGAGACCCACCAGTCCGACGAGGACATACCGGAGGCCAGCCGATGA
- a CDS encoding helix-turn-helix domain-containing protein, with translation MSLPTVYTPAQAAEILQCRESWLKDKAKHRVIPFHKLSGEYRFTDEDLAEIIRITAEHPEAEPSPPARATGPRKKRPTAATPPPTTPGATPLRPRRRLTIPAAG, from the coding sequence ATGAGCCTCCCCACGGTGTACACCCCAGCCCAGGCCGCCGAGATCCTCCAGTGCCGGGAGTCCTGGCTCAAGGACAAGGCGAAGCACCGGGTGATCCCGTTCCACAAGCTCTCCGGCGAGTACCGGTTCACCGACGAGGACCTCGCCGAGATCATCCGCATCACCGCTGAGCACCCCGAGGCCGAACCGTCGCCGCCCGCCCGCGCGACGGGGCCCCGCAAGAAGCGGCCCACCGCCGCCACCCCGCCGCCGACCACTCCGGGAGCCACCCCGCTGCGGCCGCGACGACGCCTCACCATCCCCGCCGCCGGGTGA